The genomic segment ttgttttttgttttgagtAACTAGGAGTATTCGTTAGTAAGGATATGATTATACCACGGCTTACATGCAAAGGCAAGTGGTTAGCAAGCTTCAAATAAAGAATACTTGCACAGAATTACACAAATGTTGTGTTAAGCAACTAGCAGGGCAATATCCCAAACCATTTCACgaaagcgggggggggggggggggaacagctTTTAAGAAGAAACAAACTTTAAATTAACAAATGCCTTTTGTACAGAAAGTGTACCCTTTTTAATGCAAAACATGAAGAGGACGGTTTACAATTTTGTAGAAGCATGATGCCCTGACTTGACAAAATCGAGATGCCCAGTAACTTCATTACTCTGCTTTGGCAGTACAGTTAATTGAACAAACCTCCTGTTTGACAGATGCTGGGATTGGAAGCCGCTTGCTCGCTGGTTGTACCACTGGAGCTATGGCTGTGGCCCTCGCTCAACCAACTGATGTGGTCAAAGTGAGATTCCAGGCTCAAGCCAATGGGTCCAGCGGAAACCGACGATACCAGGGAACCATGCAAGCCTACAAGACCATTGCAAAAGAGGAAGGCGTCAAGGGACTATGGAAAGGTAATACACAATCAATACACCTTTTTTTAGCAAGTGTAGCTCTATTACTAAATCGCACCTCTGTGAAGAGATAACTTTTGGGTATAGTGGAGGTGTTTTCTTCCCACCAGCTCCAGTAGAAATGGGTGCTTGTTATCAAAGTGGTATGTTCTATTTCTACACAGGAACTTCACCAAATATTGCTCGGAATGCCATTGTGAACTGCACCGAATTGGTCACTTATGACCTAATCAAAGATGCGCTTCTGAAATCTAATCTCATGAGCGgtatgtatttgttgtttttcttcctcactCTGAAACTTtgtgtttctgttctgtgtatataaaatgtatttctagGCTAATGCAGACCTGTCCCATCTTGCTCCCCCAGACACCTTGCCATGCCATTTCACGTCTGCTTTTGGTGCCGGCTTCTGCACCACTGTGATCGCTTCCCCTGTCGATGTAGTGAAGACAAGATATATGAACTCTGCCCAAGGCCAGTACTGCAGTGCATTGAACTGTGCCTTCACCATGATGAAAAAGGAGGGACCCACTGCTTTCTATAAAGGGTAAGCTTGCACTAATCGGCAGCTTTGTCCTTAATTCAGATGCTGGattccatattttttattaatttttttttgtgtgtgtgcaataAGCTTTAACAATTTTAAATATGAAGAAACCCTGATGATAATGACTATTGGCCTCGCACTACAGGCCACTGTACTGCTCTTTTAACATGCATGTTATTGTAAATGGTTAAACCTGTTCACTATGCTAAACACTTCCTTGGTTAGTGTTACAACCCCTTGCCCTTTTGTTATTCAAACAAAGGGTTCCAGTGGTACTTGCAGTATGCTTGCTGTCCTGTTTATTTTACTATTGGTTACCAATGTATGGTAAAGTTACTTTCCAAGGCAtcttttgtaaacttttatttttttttactgcaggttCATGCCTTCTTTCCTGCGTCTGGGTTCCTGGAACGTAGTGATGTTTGTCACCTATGAACAGCTTAAACGTGGCATGATGATTGCTCATCAGAACTGGGCAACCCCTGTATAAATAGTCCTAGTGCATAGTGCTTTCTCCCTGCAGCTTGAAGTTAAAGACACCTGTGCTGTAATCTCTACCTCCCTTgtagtttatttgttataatgtcatttttttctatGTTTACAGACGACTAAAAGCTGGACTTTTTAAAGACAATGCATCTTTTGCATTGATTTCATTTAGAAAATGTTTTGTATTAAGGTCTGCTATAAACCTTAGTACATCTGTAATAAAATGGCAACAGGAATTAGCTTTAATTTGAGTCTGCTAGCCTCACTGAATTTAATTTCTTCAGCTAATGTTGTGCACCACTGTAATCAATTGACTACAAAGAAATAAAATTTGTAACTGCAGAAGTTTTGTACTGTTTGGTGTAGCCATTGGGCAGAAATGAACAATGTTGCCCAGATAAAGGTGAATATTGCATTGACACTGGTCACAACTTTAGAAGGGAAGCAAGCAGCAAGTATGAAATAGCCATGCTAAAGATGCGTAGCTCAAACAACATACAATTTCAAGGGTCTATAAGATGGGGAGTTCTTCCTACAAGTGACGGCCAAAAGTGATtcttatttccatgttttataTAATCCTATGTAGGGTtgccctcaccccccccccccgtctttaACAGCTGTGTTCTAAGTTCACATCTTATGCAGATCTTATTTAAAATGGTGCTCCTCTTACAATGATGGAAGGgcagcagtccagataagctgtgttcCTAccatttttacgcattaaaaaaatcagaaatacgcATTAAATTTAATGCATAAGTAtgtgcatagcaattttgctgcacaatTTTGTCTGTCTTCCCTAAAACTTCCATTAACAACTACATCGCCCGGAAAGctatgtcttcagttactaggaaactgtacacaagaaaaaccaacccaacaaacattatccaatctctggcaagccctgttgtctttgcagccaatcacagtaagaataaaagcaattagaagctacacaggttgaagcgtaaacaccccagtccagctacataTCCAATTAGAACCATCGTCTGAGCCAACTGCTAAAAAAacggtgcctataatattaaacttttataacttattaatgcattattttatttatctgtatggctttatactgaagttttaacatgttcacagagtttaagaattgaatgttaaaatataaagtaacataattaatttaCAGAGTCTGTGTGATACAGTACCTCAAAAACAATGCGCTGAGCCGATGAAGAACCAGTTGTAGTTCAAAGTGACATTCAGGTTCAAATAGAAGGCcctttttttaatgcctaccccattaccattaaagattgtctGTATTTgtcaagattactcatgacttcaaggtattGCTGCATTTTACCCCTGAAGGTAAGTAACTGTCAGACCCAAAACTTTCTGAAGTGCTGCCTAAGGGTTCCAAAAATGTCAGAAGCCAGTTGAGAGTTACAGTTTGTGTCCATTGTGTCCATTGTAATGATCTTTCACTACTCCAAGGGGTTGAAGTGCCCTGTAGGACCGTCTTCActtttaattgtaatttatttatttatttttcccccatatAACATTTTTGTCAAATGTAATTTGGATATGCCCAGTATACTTTTTAAACGTGGAGGAAGTGTCAGTCAGAGGATCAGTAATATGAAACTGGTGGCCATGATTCTTCTGTTCAGACACACATCTATTTGTAAATGAAACAGAACTTGGTATTTGATCACATTTATTTGTACAGGCCTCTTAATAttgaaacacatgttttttttatgctgtaGCTTTGGTAATGTCTCCAACACATTTCCTCTAGTTCCCTGTTTAAGCCAGGAGTGCTTGTTGTATCAACTGCTTCCTTTCCGGAGAGAGTTTTTCTGGGAAGTGAATTTCAAATTGAATAATGAGATCTCCTTTCTGAGTTGGGTCCATGGATAAAGGCATTCCTTCACCAGGGACCACTTTATTGTACCTGGGACTAGAAGAGACCAGGAAGAACATTGAAGTTAATGATATTGAGGACACTTCGGTACTAAAGTATAgaagtaaatatatataaaaaaaatgtgtgaacAATTTAGTGTCATGAGGAAAAATCTGTATGCATAAACAGGCCTATTCAGAATTTGCACTTTCTAGAATGCTGGAAAAATAATCTGATTTGATAGACCTCAATGAGAAAGTATCAGTGGGGTCTCTAAAGTTTTCATTAACCATACTTTTGGTCTGTTAGGTACATAAACATGTGCATTCTGTGGTGTGGCATTCATACACATAAGATTACCAGACCACTATTCAAAGTGACTCGTGTCCCATTGTACATGCTGGTCTGGAGACTGTACTGGAACACAACATTGGGGAGCTCTTCTTAGCAGCCCTCTTGTAGATAAATATTCGGTCACCATGACCTACAACTAAACCCTGAATCTTGTACGTATAGATGAGAATGGCTGTGCTATACTCACTGGACAATGTAATTGATGGGGATGTTGAGGAGCCTGCCATCCAGTGTCTCAACCTCCACAGAAAATCCAATCAAAGCCTGGGAAGGAAGAATTTCATTGTAAGCAGTGAAAGccagaaaaagaaataaatctgTGTGGCAAGAGAATATATGATACTGTACTTTTCCCAGGTCGATGTGGGATGTGTAGATAAGATCATTCTGATGTCTTACGAAACGGGGATGCTGTTTCTCTTTCACAACAAACACAATGTCGGCTGGAATGTTGTTTGGTCCctattaaataaaatgtcaaaattattacattatttttatttattcatacatggctttattacacaaaaaaacaaaaaactattacaATTTCAAGTATGgtgtacaatatatacatatatatatatatatatatatatatatatatatatatatatatatatatatatcagaatcaTACCACTTTGCAATTTGTTCAATTTACACACACAGTAGCAGTAATTTCCTAAATGCTTACATTTGCTTATTTTACTTCATTAACTGAATGTTACCTAATC from the Acipenser ruthenus chromosome 9, fAciRut3.2 maternal haplotype, whole genome shotgun sequence genome contains:
- the LOC117406471 gene encoding mitochondrial uncoupling protein 2-like, producing MVGFKPVDVPPTAAVKFIGAGTAACIADLVTFPLDTAKVRLQLQGECKSAGASVTSVRYSGVFGTITTMVRTEGARSLYNGLVAGLQRQMSFASVRIGLYDSVKQFYNKGAEHAGIGSRLLAGCTTGAMAVALAQPTDVVKVRFQAQANGSSGNRRYQGTMQAYKTIAKEEGVKGLWKGTSPNIARNAIVNCTELVTYDLIKDALLKSNLMSDTLPCHFTSAFGAGFCTTVIASPVDVVKTRYMNSAQGQYCSALNCAFTMMKKEGPTAFYKGFMPSFLRLGSWNVVMFVTYEQLKRGMMIAHQNWATPV